GGTGTCATAGCAGTAGGGGGTGTTTGGGACGGTGCGGAATGGGTGGTGGCAGGAGGAGGGCGTGGGGTTGCAGCGTCGTGCGACCCGGCAGGTCTGCCGGGGGCGCTCCCTGACAATCGCCAGAGGGCCGCAGCCATGACGAACGCGACGATACAAACGACGCCTGCGAGCCACCTTCCCGCACGAAGCGGTCGCTCCATCATGGCCACATTCCGCTTGAGAGATTGCGGCGCGGAGGGCATCGCCAGTGCCGCAGGTGTTGGCCCTCCGTGACGTTGTGCAGCGGGTGGATGGACCGGCACGTCATATTCAGCGGAGCGCTCGGTACGGAGATCCGCCAGCTCGCGGCGCAGCGCCTCGGTATCGACCGGACGCCCCTTGGGGTCTCGGGCCAGGATGTTCTCGACCAGGTCGCTCAGCGCCGCTGGCACCCGCGCATTCGCCAAGCGAGGGGGCGGCGGTGGGAGGGCAGGGCTATTCAAGTCGAAGCGTGGACGAAACTCCGTCGGACGTGGGTCGGTCAGCAGTTCATGAAGCATGACGCCGACCGCGAAGATTTCGTCGGCGACCTGGAAGGCGTAGCGGGCCCGGTGCTCGTCCTTGTGCTCGCGCAGGAACTTGAACTGCTCGGGCGCGCGATAGCGGTCTGTCCCTGGAGGCAATCCCCCATCCGTCAGGTCTTCGGCGAGTGTGTAGGTCGCGCAACTGAAATCGATGATGACGGGATCGCCGTCGCTCTTCCGGATGAGCACATTGGACAGCTTCATGTCCCGATGCAGGACGCCCCGGCGATGCATGTATGCCAGCGCACCGGCAATCTTCTCGAAGACCCCGAGGACTTCGCGAACGGTCGGGTGCTTGCGCTCCGCCCACTCCGCGAGCGTCCAGCCGTCCACGTAGTCGAGTGCGAGGTACAGGTTCCCACTCTCCGCCAGGCCGTATCCTTGCGGTCGGACGATGTGGGGATGGTCCAGCATGAGCAGCGCCGTCAACTCCCGCAGCGTCCGGGCATGGGTCTGCTTGGGGTCGCCGCTGGACTCCCGATGCTGGGCCACCTTGATGGCCCGGTGCCTGCCGTTCTTTTCGCCAAGGAAGACGAACGCAAAGCCTCCGTCACCGAGTGGCTTGGAAACCTGCCACCCGTCAATCAACGAACCGGGCGGAACGTGGAGCAGCGTCGCGCTCATTGGGCATCCTCCGCGGCGGGCTTCAGGAAACGCACGTCTGGAATCGTGAGCCGACGTTCCCCATCCCCACGCACCTCCAGGGTGAAGACGAGGTCTGCTTTCGTCTCCGGCACTTCCACGACCGCCAGAACGCGCCCGTCCTCCCCCGGAGGGATTGCTCCCGGCTTCTTCGCTACGAGTCGCGCCCGCAGGGTCATGCCGACTCGCCCCACAAACATCGCTTCTCGTGGTGTCCAGGCTGGGCGGTCAGGGCTGTTCACAATCGTCACGTCCGCCAGAATCCAACCCGTGCCCCGAAAGGCTACGATTGAGTCCAAAATAAACCCCTGCGCCGCATCGAGCTTGCCCTTGCTGCTGGACGTCGTGACGCCCTTCGCGTCCACGTAGCCGAGTAGCACGAAGTCTTCCGGCCTCGGCGCCGGGGCTTGAGCCGTGGGCTGGCAGGCCGTGCTCGGCGGCTCAGGGCGTTGCACGTCGATCCGAGAGTCCACTTCGGCCGGGTCGGTCACGAGCACGAACGCTGCCCGTGTCGGCGCTCGGCCGTCGGCGAAGAAGACCCCGATCTCCTGCCGCTCGCCGTCGCCGAGATTGGCCACGGGCTGAACGACGATCGACCGCTCGCCGGCATCCAGGACGCGAATCCGGGACTCGTCGAAGGTGAGGGTCTTCTTCTGGATCGGCGAGGAGAACAGGAACAACGTCGGCGAGTCCGCCGAGACATGGACAACGGGCAGCGGATCGGTGGGGGCGTTGGCGACGGTCACGGGGCGCTTACGGTCAACGCGCGCTCCCGGTGCCGGCTCAGCCCCCGCAGCAGCTCCCGAGACGAGCGCGAGCGCTAGGGCCAATCTGAACGGTTGGAGCAATGGTGCATGACCTCCCGAGGAGGAAGGCTAGCATCGCGGGTCGGTGCGCAGTGGGTCTCTTTCCTACAGGCGAACCCGTCCTATGTGGGGCAGTGGTGCACCTTGCCGCCCCACAGAAACGCTCCGTCGACGAGCGGCACGGAGTATGCGGCAACGCCCCAGGTGGGCCGCAGGTACGCGACGAGCAGCTCGTTCTCCCAGCCGCCAGGCTTCCCCTTCATCCAGTCAGGGTCGAGCGTCCGCCCGGCACCGACCGCAATCGCGCGGCAGTTAGGACGCTGGCGTAAATTTAATTTCCACCTTATGGCATTGCTCCGCTGTGCGATGGGCATAGAAGTTGGCAAAGTAATTTACGCCAGCGTCCTTAACCGACAATGTCGACTTCGTCGATTTCCAGAAGTTTCAGAAGCCTCTCAAGCCGGTGGTTGCGGTACGGCCAATCATCAACGGTCCCGGCGTTACTGTTTGCATAGTTGATGCGAAAAGCTGCTTGATCGTATGCACTGCTATCAAGGGATCGCAAAAGCCGAAGCAGACGTCCCTGGACCTCCTCAAATGAAGGCCGTAGTTCCGGCCTCGGCGACATGCAGTCGCGCACAAGGCGCTCGAAGTCGCCCGAAACTTGGGGATTTGGCGCGATGGCGTTACCCGCTTTCGCCCATCGCTTCCAAAGATCGTCCCTCGACCATTTCTTTGAATTCC
This is a stretch of genomic DNA from Pyxidicoccus trucidator. It encodes these proteins:
- a CDS encoding serine/threonine protein kinase — translated: MSATLLHVPPGSLIDGWQVSKPLGDGGFAFVFLGEKNGRHRAIKVAQHRESSGDPKQTHARTLRELTALLMLDHPHIVRPQGYGLAESGNLYLALDYVDGWTLAEWAERKHPTVREVLGVFEKIAGALAYMHRRGVLHRDMKLSNVLIRKSDGDPVIIDFSCATYTLAEDLTDGGLPPGTDRYRAPEQFKFLREHKDEHRARYAFQVADEIFAVGVMLHELLTDPRPTEFRPRFDLNSPALPPPPPRLANARVPAALSDLVENILARDPKGRPVDTEALRRELADLRTERSAEYDVPVHPPAAQRHGGPTPAALAMPSAPQSLKRNVAMMERPLRAGRWLAGVVCIVAFVMAAALWRLSGSAPGRPAGSHDAATPRPPPATTHSAPSQTPPTAMTPAGPSSVTVPGPLIAAAPKEGSALKTPAPEASPPRRAPRMPKKSVAAVECASLSLVAALAAGCPGAQIRPESFTCPAGAEEAMREQLHWRDGDRFSLQLDDRQAGFEEVWFTAGAEVVGVVPKGVNDDRQAAVAPRGTRFYGKAYYLSDKMGRADGPALVIRYDRVKLPGQDEQPICFVHEGTAVAFKDGRVKAVNRGSGTVVNRWP
- a CDS encoding DUF2381 family protein, translating into MLQPFRLALALALVSGAAAGAEPAPGARVDRKRPVTVANAPTDPLPVVHVSADSPTLFLFSSPIQKKTLTFDESRIRVLDAGERSIVVQPVANLGDGERQEIGVFFADGRAPTRAAFVLVTDPAEVDSRIDVQRPEPPSTACQPTAQAPAPRPEDFVLLGYVDAKGVTTSSSKGKLDAAQGFILDSIVAFRGTGWILADVTIVNSPDRPAWTPREAMFVGRVGMTLRARLVAKKPGAIPPGEDGRVLAVVEVPETKADLVFTLEVRGDGERRLTIPDVRFLKPAAEDAQ